In the Xiamenia xianingshaonis genome, one interval contains:
- a CDS encoding transcription antitermination factor NusB produces MRQAADAAPEAAERTPTGFAGRPDRPRKQRSRATPARLAALGAVRTIRERDAYAQDVIGKDIDRSALSPEDRAFATRLVLGVVSASGTLDDIINRMLEDPRDISPQVRDALRISAYEIMFLDKIYHAAVDQGVELVKSVAPPAAGVANFVLRSIVRMRSEFPFGDPTQDVEALARLHAFPAWMAILLMSDLGPETSIAFMRASNEPAPLFIAVNEAKTREDLVRRVFDRLEEPIERVSVSVDEVPGCLRVDEPRTLLLPDVKRLINQGRILVSDAASQHIAASVLPDEMPKSFLEVGAGRATKTILIQSDACRRWGKQIEDYVTLDNHAFKTSILRERTEKYGIHVAESVTGDVLAIDELMPGRRFDEVFLDAPCSGLGTLRRHPEIRWRLKPEDVVEAARTQLAMLKALAGHVEVGGMLAYATCSVTHMENNSVAKAFLESDEGAAFRLAPIAGKACIATRLDVDGPDAHFAVRFVRVAEDEPKRAPEAAEVDDAACETAAGEAVDVDEATVEAVTETVEAAAETKASLVDAAADEAIGAEPKA; encoded by the coding sequence GTGCGGCAGGCGGCGGATGCGGCTCCCGAAGCCGCCGAGCGCACGCCGACGGGCTTCGCGGGCCGTCCCGACCGCCCGCGCAAGCAGCGAAGCCGCGCCACGCCGGCACGCCTTGCCGCCTTGGGTGCCGTGCGGACCATTCGCGAGCGCGACGCCTACGCGCAAGACGTCATCGGCAAAGACATCGACCGCTCGGCCTTGTCTCCTGAGGACCGCGCCTTCGCCACGCGGCTCGTGCTGGGCGTGGTGAGCGCATCGGGCACGCTCGACGACATCATCAACCGCATGCTTGAAGACCCTCGTGACATCAGTCCGCAGGTGCGCGACGCGCTGCGTATTTCCGCCTATGAGATCATGTTCCTCGACAAGATCTACCATGCCGCCGTCGACCAAGGCGTCGAGTTGGTCAAATCGGTCGCGCCTCCGGCGGCAGGCGTCGCCAACTTCGTGCTGCGCTCCATCGTGCGCATGCGCTCCGAATTCCCCTTTGGCGACCCGACGCAAGACGTCGAAGCCCTGGCCCGCCTGCATGCCTTTCCGGCGTGGATGGCCATTCTGCTCATGAGCGACCTGGGCCCCGAAACGTCCATTGCGTTCATGCGCGCCTCCAACGAGCCGGCGCCGCTGTTCATCGCCGTCAACGAGGCGAAGACGCGAGAGGATTTGGTGCGGCGCGTCTTCGACCGTCTGGAAGAGCCCATCGAGCGCGTGTCCGTGTCCGTGGACGAGGTGCCGGGCTGCCTGCGCGTCGACGAGCCGCGCACGCTGCTTCTGCCCGACGTCAAACGCCTCATCAACCAGGGGCGCATCCTCGTTTCCGATGCGGCGTCCCAGCATATCGCCGCGTCCGTGCTGCCCGACGAGATGCCGAAGTCGTTTTTGGAGGTGGGCGCGGGCCGCGCGACGAAGACCATCCTCATCCAAAGCGATGCGTGCCGGCGCTGGGGCAAGCAGATCGAGGACTACGTCACGCTCGACAACCACGCCTTCAAGACGTCCATCTTGCGCGAGCGCACGGAAAAGTACGGCATCCACGTGGCGGAAAGCGTCACCGGCGACGTGCTGGCCATCGACGAGCTGATGCCGGGGCGCCGGTTCGACGAGGTCTTCCTCGACGCGCCGTGCTCGGGCTTGGGAACGCTGCGCCGCCATCCGGAGATCCGTTGGCGCTTGAAGCCTGAAGACGTGGTCGAGGCAGCCCGCACGCAGCTGGCCATGCTCAAGGCGCTGGCGGGGCATGTGGAGGTGGGCGGCATGCTCGCCTATGCCACCTGCTCGGTCACGCACATGGAGAACAACAGCGTGGCGAAGGCGTTTTTGGAAAGCGACGAGGGCGCGGCGTTTCGCCTGGCGCCCATCGCCGGCAAGGCGTGCATCGCCACCCGCCTCGACGTTGACGGGCCTGACGCACATTTTGCCGTGCGCTTCGTGCGCGTGGCCGAAGACGAGCCGAAACGAGCCCCCGAAGCGGCCGAGGTCGACGATGCGGCCTGTGAAACTGCAGCAGGCGAAGCGGTCGACGTGGACGAGGCGACGGTTGAAGCCGTGACGGAAACCGTCGAAGCTGCCGCTGAGACCAAGGCTTCGCTCGTCGATGCCGCCGCAGACGAAGCAATCGGGGCCGAGCCCAAGGCGTGA
- the fmt gene encoding methionyl-tRNA formyltransferase — MLGQTRMRVVFMGTPAFAARILKPLSQAHDVVAVYTRPDAVRGRGRKTDPSPVKAAAEELGIPAFTPKTLRDEGEQVRLAALVPDVIVVAAYGAILPQAVLDIPKCGCVNVHASLLPRWRGAAPIERAVLAGDEEVGVCIMAMEAGLDTGDFCERRAVDAAGKSADELTCELADRGADALLVALDDLQAGTAVWTKQDESAVTYADKIAKGELNLSLDDEVEQARRKVLASSAAHPSKACVAGRSCTIVRAASVTDEQGLSASSDLLPGEARFASKRLFLGCADGPVEIIEIKPDGKQAMAAKAFGAGLQNNKQSGLAWEAVNDR; from the coding sequence GTGTTAGGCCAGACGCGGATGCGCGTCGTCTTCATGGGCACGCCGGCGTTCGCCGCCCGCATCCTCAAGCCCCTGTCCCAGGCCCATGACGTCGTGGCGGTCTACACCCGGCCCGACGCGGTGCGCGGCCGCGGCCGCAAAACCGATCCGTCGCCGGTCAAAGCGGCGGCTGAGGAACTGGGCATTCCCGCGTTCACGCCCAAAACGCTGCGCGACGAAGGCGAGCAGGTCCGTCTGGCGGCGCTCGTCCCCGACGTCATCGTCGTTGCCGCCTATGGCGCCATTCTGCCCCAAGCGGTGCTCGACATCCCGAAGTGCGGCTGCGTGAACGTGCACGCCTCGCTGCTGCCGCGGTGGCGCGGCGCGGCACCCATCGAGCGGGCCGTGCTTGCCGGCGACGAAGAGGTCGGCGTGTGCATCATGGCCATGGAGGCCGGACTCGACACCGGCGACTTTTGCGAGCGGCGCGCAGTGGACGCGGCAGGCAAAAGCGCCGACGAGCTGACCTGCGAGCTGGCCGACAGGGGCGCCGACGCGCTGCTGGTCGCTCTGGACGACCTGCAGGCCGGCACGGCCGTTTGGACGAAGCAGGACGAATCGGCCGTCACCTATGCCGACAAGATCGCCAAAGGCGAGCTCAATCTGTCGCTGGACGACGAGGTCGAGCAGGCGCGGCGCAAAGTGCTCGCATCGAGCGCGGCCCATCCGAGCAAGGCGTGCGTCGCAGGCCGGTCGTGCACGATCGTCCGTGCGGCGTCCGTGACCGACGAGCAGGGACTGTCCGCATCGTCGGACCTGCTGCCGGGCGAGGCGCGCTTTGCCTCGAAGCGGCTGTTTTTGGGGTGCGCCGACGGCCCCGTGGAGATCATCGAGATAAAGCCCGACGGAAAGCAGGCGATGGCCGCAAAGGCTTTCGGAGCGGGGCTGCAAAACAACAAGCAAAGCGGACTGGCATGGGAGGCCGTCAATGACCGATAG
- the def gene encoding peptide deformylase: MIAIVTSPDPVLNQKCEPCDLSDKSLRKLAKSMTKAMYKNAGCGLAAPQVGVTKRLVVIDCDQDDSGEQNPIVLVNPTLEETWGEEVVDEEGCLSLPGISVPIKRPESARVRFFDLDGEEWEIEGDGLLGRCLQHELDHLDGVTMFERCDPLARIQALRDYEAAMAAGAKPGETSC; the protein is encoded by the coding sequence GTGATAGCCATCGTGACTTCACCCGATCCGGTGCTCAATCAGAAGTGCGAGCCGTGCGATCTTTCCGACAAAAGCCTGCGCAAGCTGGCGAAATCAATGACGAAGGCAATGTACAAAAACGCCGGCTGCGGTCTTGCCGCGCCCCAGGTGGGCGTGACGAAACGACTCGTCGTCATCGACTGCGACCAGGACGATTCCGGCGAGCAGAATCCGATCGTGCTCGTCAATCCCACGCTTGAGGAAACGTGGGGCGAAGAGGTGGTCGATGAAGAGGGCTGCCTGTCGCTTCCCGGCATCTCGGTTCCCATCAAGCGCCCCGAAAGCGCCCGCGTGCGCTTTTTCGACTTGGACGGCGAGGAATGGGAGATCGAAGGGGACGGGCTGTTGGGCCGCTGCCTGCAGCACGAGCTCGATCATCTCGACGGCGTGACCATGTTCGAGCGCTGCGATCCGCTCGCCCGCATCCAGGCGCTGCGCGACTACGAAGCGGCCATGGCCGCCGGTGCCAAGCCGGGAGAGACTTCGTGTTAG
- a CDS encoding SPFH domain-containing protein, with the protein MIMFLAVLIVVIVALCVTCIRIVPQAEAVIVERLGSYLATWNNGLHMKIPFIDRVLPSVTLKEQVADFPPQPVITKDNVTMSIDTVVFYRIVDPKLYCYGVDNPMAAIENLTATTLRNIIGDLDLDTTLTSRDTINAQMRSILDEATDAWGIKVNRVEVKNITPPAAIQQAMEKQMKAEREKREAVLLAEGQKQSAITIAEGNKQAQILAAEADKQKIILAAEAEREKQIREAEGEAQAILSVQQATADGIRMVRDAGADNAVLTLQAFEALKSVANGRSTKIIIPSEIQGLAGLAASLKEIVADDEERR; encoded by the coding sequence ATGATCATGTTTCTTGCCGTATTGATCGTCGTCATCGTGGCTTTGTGCGTCACGTGCATCCGCATTGTGCCGCAGGCCGAGGCCGTTATCGTCGAGCGTTTGGGGTCGTACCTGGCCACCTGGAACAACGGCCTGCACATGAAAATCCCGTTCATCGACCGGGTGCTGCCCTCCGTCACGCTCAAAGAGCAGGTAGCCGATTTCCCGCCGCAGCCCGTCATCACGAAGGACAACGTGACCATGTCCATCGACACGGTGGTGTTCTACCGCATCGTCGACCCGAAGCTGTACTGCTACGGGGTTGACAATCCCATGGCCGCCATCGAGAACTTGACCGCCACCACGCTGCGCAACATCATCGGCGACTTGGACCTGGACACCACGCTCACCTCGCGCGACACCATCAACGCGCAGATGCGCTCCATCCTGGACGAGGCCACCGACGCCTGGGGCATCAAGGTCAACCGCGTGGAAGTGAAGAACATCACGCCTCCCGCCGCCATTCAGCAGGCCATGGAAAAGCAGATGAAGGCCGAGCGAGAGAAGCGCGAAGCGGTGCTTTTGGCCGAAGGCCAGAAGCAGTCGGCCATCACCATCGCCGAGGGCAACAAGCAGGCGCAGATCCTTGCGGCAGAGGCCGACAAGCAAAAGATCATCCTGGCCGCCGAGGCCGAGCGCGAAAAGCAGATCCGCGAGGCGGAAGGCGAGGCGCAGGCCATTCTGAGCGTGCAGCAGGCAACCGCCGACGGCATCCGCATGGTGCGCGACGCCGGCGCGGACAACGCCGTGCTCACGCTGCAGGCGTTCGAAGCGCTCAAATCGGTGGCCAACGGCCGTTCCACGAAGATCATCATCCCCTCCGAAATCCAGGGCCTTGCCGGCCTTGCCGCCAGCCTGAAAGAAATCGTCGCCGACGACGAAGAGCGGCGCTAG
- a CDS encoding NfeD family protein encodes MYIYVWLAVAAAMAVVEAFTQGLVTVWFVAGALASFVAALAGANVVVQMVLFLVVSVVCLVALRPFALRFRRAPQATEPTMVGKAAVVCEPLSADGMTGRVRTSQSMTWKACTQNGEALPIGTPVVVVAQDSAKLIVERKPS; translated from the coding sequence ATGTACATCTATGTTTGGCTCGCCGTCGCTGCCGCCATGGCCGTCGTTGAAGCGTTCACGCAGGGACTTGTCACCGTGTGGTTCGTCGCAGGAGCGCTCGCGTCGTTCGTGGCAGCGCTTGCCGGCGCCAACGTCGTGGTGCAAATGGTCCTGTTCCTCGTCGTGTCGGTCGTGTGCCTCGTGGCGCTGCGGCCCTTCGCCCTGCGCTTTCGGCGCGCCCCGCAGGCCACCGAGCCGACCATGGTCGGCAAGGCCGCGGTGGTATGCGAGCCTCTGTCCGCCGACGGCATGACCGGGCGCGTGCGCACGTCCCAGTCCATGACGTGGAAAGCCTGCACGCAAAACGGCGAAGCTTTGCCGATCGGCACTCCTGTGGTCGTAGTGGCGCAAGACAGCGCCAAGCTCATCGTTGAAAGGAAGCCCTCATGA
- the dnaG gene encoding DNA primase, with the protein MAGSISSDDIRRVREASDLVALFGETNHLVRKGRDFWCCCPFHNEKTPSLKVDPNLQLWHCFGCGEGGDVFAYVQKLEGLNFPESVRRLAERAHIDIVEEGGRDAIAPSQKERLKRACAATADFYHTQLMRSTAPDAAAARSYLHDRDLGGTVPKAWRLGFAPGRNMLVNHLASLGFSSEEMLLANVAVARDGGPLRDRFYNRVMFPIFDERGDCIAFGGRVVGAGEPKYLNSQETPIFHKSSVLFGLDKAKSAMAATGVAVVTEGYTDVIALHESGIANAVATLGTALTMRHIRLLSRHAKNRIVYLFDGDEAGQRAADRALSFIDESMTPEAGRMQVELVAVTLPDNLDPADFVAERGAEALRELLKKARPLVQYGIDRRLAKHDLSRPEGRAAAMSDALSVLAPIKNSMLARSYAREIAGLTRFREDDVLRRLAALQVPKDGRAAAAEQPRSRPAAAYNPDVNPEPVVAGQTPLGGAESPLSQGEASRRRMERRLLAVLAQYPQLGLAHSDALAATSWHVGGHRAIAEALLEGLVGNADITAAELVGHVSRTVAGSVGILTEDAVGGLEGDPGAAAERLAAFLAEELSIGDAEDALAALKARLANPGGMDAEEHETLFQAVVSMQQDLAARKRAHRPLI; encoded by the coding sequence ATGGCAGGTTCGATCAGCTCCGACGACATACGGCGGGTGCGCGAAGCCAGCGACCTCGTCGCCCTGTTCGGCGAGACGAACCACCTCGTGCGCAAAGGCCGTGACTTTTGGTGCTGCTGCCCGTTTCACAACGAGAAGACCCCGTCGCTGAAAGTCGATCCCAACCTGCAGCTGTGGCATTGCTTCGGCTGCGGCGAAGGGGGAGACGTCTTCGCCTACGTCCAAAAGCTCGAAGGGCTCAACTTTCCCGAATCGGTGCGCCGGCTGGCAGAGCGGGCGCATATCGACATCGTGGAAGAAGGGGGCCGCGACGCCATCGCGCCGTCGCAGAAGGAGCGCCTCAAGCGGGCGTGCGCGGCCACGGCCGATTTCTACCACACCCAGCTCATGCGCAGCACTGCCCCCGACGCGGCGGCGGCGCGGTCCTACCTGCACGACCGCGACCTGGGAGGCACGGTGCCCAAGGCGTGGCGGCTGGGATTTGCGCCAGGGCGCAACATGCTGGTGAACCACCTGGCGTCGCTCGGGTTTTCCTCCGAAGAGATGCTGCTTGCCAACGTGGCGGTCGCCCGCGACGGCGGGCCTTTGCGCGATCGGTTCTACAACCGCGTGATGTTTCCCATCTTCGACGAGCGGGGCGACTGCATCGCGTTCGGCGGGCGCGTGGTGGGCGCAGGCGAGCCGAAGTACCTCAATTCGCAAGAAACGCCCATCTTCCACAAATCCAGCGTGCTGTTCGGGCTTGACAAAGCGAAATCCGCCATGGCCGCAACCGGCGTGGCCGTGGTCACGGAAGGCTACACCGACGTCATAGCCCTGCACGAGTCGGGCATCGCCAACGCGGTGGCCACGCTTGGCACGGCGCTGACCATGCGCCACATCCGTTTGCTGTCGCGCCATGCGAAAAACCGCATCGTGTACCTGTTCGACGGCGACGAGGCCGGTCAGCGGGCTGCCGACCGGGCGCTGTCGTTCATCGACGAGTCCATGACGCCGGAGGCGGGCCGCATGCAGGTGGAATTGGTGGCGGTCACGCTGCCGGACAACCTCGATCCGGCCGACTTCGTGGCCGAGCGAGGGGCCGAAGCGCTGCGAGAGCTTTTGAAGAAGGCCCGGCCGCTTGTGCAGTACGGCATCGACCGGCGGCTGGCGAAGCACGACCTCAGCCGCCCGGAAGGGCGCGCCGCAGCCATGAGCGACGCGCTTTCCGTGCTGGCGCCCATCAAAAACTCCATGCTCGCGCGCTCCTATGCTCGCGAGATCGCCGGACTTACGCGCTTTCGGGAAGACGACGTGCTGCGGCGCCTGGCGGCGCTGCAGGTGCCCAAGGACGGGCGTGCAGCGGCTGCAGAGCAGCCCCGCAGCCGTCCTGCGGCCGCCTACAACCCCGATGTGAACCCTGAGCCCGTCGTGGCGGGGCAGACGCCTCTGGGGGGCGCCGAGTCGCCTCTTTCGCAGGGCGAGGCCAGCCGGCGGCGCATGGAGCGCCGGCTGCTCGCGGTGCTGGCCCAGTATCCGCAGCTGGGACTGGCGCATTCCGATGCGCTGGCGGCCACGTCGTGGCACGTGGGCGGGCATCGGGCCATCGCCGAAGCGCTGCTGGAAGGGCTTGTCGGCAACGCCGACATCACGGCGGCCGAGCTTGTGGGACACGTGTCGCGCACGGTGGCCGGATCGGTCGGCATCCTGACGGAGGACGCGGTCGGGGGGCTGGAAGGCGATCCGGGCGCGGCGGCGGAGCGTTTGGCGGCCTTTTTGGCAGAAGAGCTTTCCATCGGTGACGCCGAAGACGCGTTGGCCGCGCTGAAGGCCCGCTTGGCGAATCCGGGCGGCATGGATGCAGAAGAGCATGAGACGCTGTTCCAAGCCGTCGTTTCCATGCAGCAGGACCTTGCCGCCCGCAAACGCGCCCACCGGCCCTTGATTTGA
- a CDS encoding deoxyguanosinetriphosphate triphosphohydrolase family protein, translated as MKRSDSARVEGGRVPYLTLDPAIEAAIRERLRTGEKSPFACPDEAVVRREDNPHDRATLVRPAFSRDTEKILNIPAYNRYADKTQVFSFVENDDITRRGLHVQLVSRIARNIGRLLGLNVDLIEAIALGHDVGHTPFGHAGEHFLSASYHRRTGRFFNHNVHSVRVLDQLYRRNMSLQTLNGVLAHNGEFAQQVLKTSPMDAFSQLDEMVEACAVDESTIASLRPSTLEGCVVRVSDMIAYVGKDRQDALDMGVLDSLDAFDTTVLGTTNAQIISNVTVDIVNNSFGTGAIAMSRAVFEDLALAKRQNYRLIYEKEGMVAATENIVEEMFEALYERLLDDLAAGDESSPIFAHHVRNLCEKSRSVKPADYLAQDPNQIVVDYLASMTDSYFMALFEHLFPERGLNVLAKRYCSDLRRYDTIGS; from the coding sequence ATGAAACGATCCGACAGCGCGCGCGTCGAAGGAGGCCGCGTTCCCTATCTCACGCTCGACCCCGCGATCGAGGCGGCCATCCGCGAACGCCTTCGCACAGGGGAGAAAAGCCCGTTCGCCTGCCCCGACGAGGCGGTCGTGCGTCGCGAGGACAACCCGCACGATCGGGCCACGCTCGTGCGCCCGGCCTTTTCCCGCGACACCGAAAAGATCCTCAACATCCCCGCGTACAACCGCTATGCCGACAAGACGCAGGTCTTCTCGTTCGTGGAAAACGACGACATCACGCGCCGGGGCCTGCACGTGCAGCTCGTAAGCCGCATCGCCCGCAACATCGGGCGGCTGCTCGGGCTCAACGTCGACCTCATCGAGGCCATCGCGCTCGGGCACGACGTCGGCCACACGCCGTTCGGCCATGCTGGCGAGCACTTCCTGTCCGCCAGCTATCACCGGCGCACCGGGCGCTTCTTCAACCACAACGTGCATTCGGTGCGCGTGCTCGACCAGCTCTACCGGCGCAACATGAGCCTGCAGACGCTGAACGGCGTGCTCGCGCACAACGGCGAATTCGCCCAGCAAGTGCTGAAAACCTCGCCGATGGACGCGTTTTCCCAGCTCGACGAGATGGTGGAAGCGTGCGCCGTGGACGAGTCGACCATCGCGTCGCTGCGGCCCTCCACGCTGGAAGGCTGCGTTGTGCGCGTGAGCGACATGATCGCCTACGTCGGCAAGGACCGCCAGGACGCGCTCGACATGGGGGTGCTCGATTCGCTCGACGCCTTCGACACCACGGTGCTCGGCACGACGAACGCCCAGATCATCTCGAACGTGACGGTTGACATCGTCAACAACAGCTTCGGCACCGGCGCCATCGCGATGAGCCGCGCGGTGTTTGAGGACCTCGCCCTGGCGAAGCGCCAGAACTACCGGCTCATTTACGAGAAGGAAGGCATGGTCGCCGCGACGGAAAACATCGTCGAAGAGATGTTCGAGGCGCTCTACGAGCGGCTGTTGGACGATCTGGCGGCGGGAGACGAGTCGTCGCCGATTTTTGCGCACCACGTGCGCAACCTGTGCGAGAAGTCGCGCAGCGTCAAGCCGGCAGACTACCTGGCGCAAGATCCGAACCAGATCGTCGTCGACTATCTGGCCTCCATGACCGACAGCTACTTCATGGCGCTGTTCGAGCACCTGTTCCCGGAAAGGGGATTGAACGTTCTTGCAAAACGCTATTGCTCAGACCTGCGCCGGTATGATACGATAGGTTCATGA
- a CDS encoding glycosyltransferase family 2 protein: MKTISFAIPCYNSAAYMDTCIESVLKCGDDIEVIIVDDGSTKDDTAQKADEWARRRPDVIKAVHQENGGHGQAVNTGLANATGLYFKVVDSDDWLDERAMEEVMAYLRTQTDRESPTDLFIGNYVYEKVHEGTRTVMHYRNVFPEGREFSWSEAGHFNQSQYLLMHSVIYRTELLREVGIVLPAHTFYVDNIFVYVPLPAVKTICYRDVDMYRYFIGREDQSVNEDVMKSRIDQQLRITRIMIDAVKLPEDVPEKRLERYMENYLSMMMCISSVFLRMINTDEAEDKRDALWAYLREHNPEIYRRIRRSVLNIGTNLPTDLGRRIGITGYHMAQRIFKFN; the protein is encoded by the coding sequence GTGAAGACCATCTCTTTCGCCATACCGTGCTACAACTCCGCCGCCTACATGGACACGTGCATCGAGTCCGTTTTGAAGTGCGGCGACGACATCGAGGTCATCATCGTCGACGACGGCTCGACCAAAGACGACACGGCGCAGAAGGCCGACGAATGGGCCCGGCGCCGCCCCGACGTCATCAAGGCGGTGCACCAGGAAAACGGCGGGCATGGACAAGCGGTCAACACCGGGCTTGCGAACGCCACCGGGCTGTACTTCAAGGTGGTCGACTCCGACGACTGGCTGGACGAGCGCGCCATGGAAGAGGTCATGGCGTACCTGCGCACGCAGACGGACCGCGAAAGCCCCACCGATCTGTTCATCGGCAACTACGTGTATGAAAAGGTGCACGAAGGGACGCGCACGGTCATGCACTACCGCAACGTCTTTCCCGAGGGTCGCGAGTTCTCCTGGAGCGAGGCGGGACACTTCAACCAAAGCCAGTACCTGCTCATGCACTCGGTCATCTATCGCACCGAGCTTCTGCGCGAAGTGGGGATCGTGCTGCCGGCGCACACGTTCTACGTCGACAACATCTTCGTGTACGTGCCCCTGCCGGCGGTGAAGACCATCTGCTACCGCGACGTGGACATGTACCGCTACTTCATCGGGCGGGAAGACCAAAGCGTGAACGAAGACGTCATGAAAAGTCGCATCGACCAGCAGCTGCGCATCACGCGCATCATGATCGACGCCGTGAAGCTGCCCGAGGACGTGCCGGAAAAGCGGCTCGAGCGCTATATGGAGAACTACCTGTCCATGATGATGTGCATCTCGTCGGTTTTCTTGCGCATGATCAACACCGACGAGGCCGAGGACAAGCGCGATGCGCTGTGGGCCTACCTGAGGGAGCACAACCCGGAAATCTACCGGCGCATCCGCCGCAGCGTGCTGAACATCGGCACGAACCTGCCCACCGACCTGGGGCGTCGCATCGGCATTACGGGCTACCACATGGCCCAGCGCATCTTCAAGTTCAACTAA
- the glf gene encoding UDP-galactopyranose mutase — protein sequence MAVTYEDYSAIDPAGFDAVVVGAGFAGSVAARELAERGGKRVLLIEKKSHIGGNMYDELDEAGILVHRYGPHIFHTNDERAFKYVCRFTEWRDYQHEVRADWHGTYLPVPFNKNSMEIAFGPDEAARLTDKLVSVFGDERKVTITELRAQDDPDLAKVADFVYNNVFLYYTQKQWGLTPEEVDPSVVARVPVFLSRDNRYFQDAFQGLPKHGYTPLFENMLDHENIVVCLNTQAESVFDLRFESDAEDAPLSAIALAGKPFEGDIVFTGPLDELFLARFGRLPYRTLDFVYETYDVPEKLPVGTVNFTVSEDYTRITEFKHLTGQVAPNTTIMKEYSRAYADPETQIPYYAILSDENFALYRRYKDLTRNMANFHTLGRLAEYRYYNMDAIVHLALDLADKLIG from the coding sequence GTGGCCGTAACGTATGAAGACTACTCCGCCATCGATCCTGCCGGCTTTGACGCCGTCGTCGTGGGCGCCGGCTTTGCCGGAAGCGTCGCGGCGCGCGAGCTGGCCGAGCGAGGCGGCAAGCGCGTGCTGCTCATCGAGAAGAAAAGCCATATCGGCGGCAACATGTACGACGAGCTGGACGAGGCGGGCATTCTCGTGCACCGCTACGGGCCGCATATCTTCCACACCAACGACGAACGCGCCTTCAAGTATGTGTGCCGCTTCACCGAATGGCGCGACTACCAGCACGAGGTGCGGGCCGACTGGCACGGCACCTACCTGCCCGTGCCGTTCAACAAAAACTCGATGGAGATCGCCTTCGGGCCGGACGAGGCGGCGCGCCTGACCGACAAGCTCGTAAGCGTGTTCGGCGACGAGCGCAAGGTCACCATCACCGAGCTGCGCGCCCAGGACGACCCTGACCTGGCGAAAGTAGCCGATTTCGTATACAATAATGTGTTTCTGTACTATACGCAAAAGCAGTGGGGCCTCACGCCCGAAGAAGTCGACCCGTCCGTGGTCGCCCGCGTGCCGGTCTTCCTTTCGCGCGACAACCGCTACTTCCAAGACGCGTTCCAGGGCCTGCCGAAGCACGGCTACACGCCCCTGTTCGAAAACATGCTCGATCACGAAAACATCGTCGTATGCCTGAACACCCAAGCAGAAAGCGTGTTTGACCTGCGATTTGAAAGCGACGCCGAAGACGCGCCGCTGTCGGCCATCGCGCTTGCGGGCAAGCCCTTCGAAGGCGACATCGTGTTCACCGGTCCTTTGGACGAGCTGTTCTTGGCGCGTTTCGGGCGCCTGCCGTACCGCACGCTCGACTTCGTCTACGAAACCTACGACGTGCCTGAAAAGCTGCCGGTCGGCACCGTCAACTTCACGGTGTCCGAAGACTACACGCGCATCACGGAATTCAAGCACCTCACCGGACAGGTCGCGCCCAACACCACCATCATGAAGGAGTACAGCCGCGCCTACGCCGACCCTGAGACGCAGATCCCGTACTACGCCATCCTGTCCGACGAGAACTTTGCGCTCTACCGCCGCTACAAGGACCTGACGCGCAACATGGCGAACTTCCACACGCTGGGACGCCTGGCCGAATACCGCTACTACAACATGGACGCCATCGTGCATCTGGCGCTCGACCTTGCCGACAAGCTGATTGGATAG